A portion of the Mesobacillus sp. AQ2 genome contains these proteins:
- the fliF gene encoding flagellar basal-body MS-ring/collar protein FliF: MKETVQKYLHTMKDFWQGRTRKQKISIGASIFFVLTVAVLTAFFVTRTSLVPLYSNLSPAETGTIKESLDARGITSEITDGGKTIMVPEEAVDSLKVELAAEGIPKSGSIDYSFFSQNAGMGMTDNEFNVLKLEAMQTELANLMKGIDGVNDANVMINLPEKGIFVSDNAGPASASIVLNTSPGYQFKDEQITALYHLVAKSVPNLPTDNIVIMNQFFEYFDLKNEKNSSGATFASQHEIKQQIERDVQRQVQNMLGTLMGHDKVVVSVTADIDFTQENREENIVEPVDKENMEGIAISAQRITETFTGNADQAGGIPEGGNPGETTGSQYLEGATGNGDYERVEETINNEVSRIRKEITESPYKVRDLGIQVMVEPPTPDDPNSLPQERREDITKILGTIIRTTIDKDALGSELTDELIEDKVVVSVQPFNGKVTFDNQVVEKLPWWIYLIGGLLLAAIVILLLLFMRSRKNKLEEEEYVMEEKYEPIRVPDVNKEFETEGTMKKKQLEKMAKEKPEDFAKLLRTWISED, translated from the coding sequence ATGAAAGAAACCGTTCAAAAGTATCTACATACAATGAAGGATTTCTGGCAAGGGCGCACCAGAAAACAAAAAATAAGTATTGGGGCTTCTATTTTCTTTGTTTTGACCGTTGCCGTCCTTACCGCCTTTTTTGTAACAAGGACTTCCCTAGTTCCGCTTTATAGCAATTTATCGCCCGCAGAGACTGGAACGATCAAAGAAAGTCTGGATGCCAGGGGCATTACATCTGAAATAACGGATGGCGGAAAAACCATCATGGTTCCCGAAGAGGCGGTCGATAGCTTGAAAGTAGAGCTGGCGGCTGAAGGGATTCCGAAATCTGGCAGTATCGATTATTCCTTCTTTAGCCAGAACGCAGGTATGGGCATGACAGATAATGAGTTCAATGTATTGAAGCTTGAAGCCATGCAGACGGAATTGGCCAACTTGATGAAAGGAATCGACGGAGTAAATGATGCCAATGTAATGATTAACCTTCCTGAAAAGGGGATATTCGTCAGTGATAATGCTGGGCCGGCTTCAGCATCCATCGTGCTAAATACAAGTCCGGGTTATCAATTCAAAGATGAACAGATCACTGCTCTTTACCATCTGGTAGCAAAAAGTGTTCCGAATCTTCCTACAGATAATATCGTCATCATGAATCAGTTTTTTGAGTATTTTGATTTAAAAAATGAAAAAAATTCCAGTGGTGCTACATTTGCCTCACAGCATGAAATAAAACAACAGATTGAAAGAGACGTCCAGAGACAAGTCCAAAACATGCTCGGAACGCTTATGGGTCATGATAAAGTCGTTGTTTCAGTAACTGCCGATATTGACTTTACCCAGGAAAACAGGGAAGAAAACATTGTTGAGCCTGTTGATAAAGAAAATATGGAAGGCATCGCAATCAGCGCCCAGCGGATCACAGAGACATTCACCGGCAATGCAGATCAGGCTGGAGGAATTCCTGAAGGAGGAAATCCTGGTGAAACGACTGGTTCCCAATACCTTGAAGGAGCGACCGGGAACGGTGATTATGAGCGAGTGGAAGAGACCATTAATAATGAAGTAAGCAGGATCCGAAAAGAGATAACAGAAAGTCCGTACAAGGTGAGGGATTTGGGAATCCAGGTAATGGTTGAACCTCCGACTCCTGATGACCCTAATTCATTGCCTCAGGAAAGAAGAGAAGATATAACAAAAATCCTGGGTACGATTATAAGGACAACAATTGACAAAGATGCTCTTGGATCAGAGTTGACTGATGAATTGATCGAGGACAAAGTCGTCGTTTCTGTCCAGCCATTCAACGGCAAGGTTACATTTGATAATCAGGTTGTTGAAAAACTGCCTTGGTGGATATACCTCATTGGCGGGTTGCTGCTGGCGGCAATCGTGATTCTGTTGCTGTTATTCATGAGATCAAGAAAGAACAAATTGGAAGAAGAAGAGTATGTCATGGAAGAAAAGTATGAACCAATTCGTGTTCCTGATGTGAACAAGGAATTTGAGACAGAGGGCACAATGAAGAAAAAACAGCTGGAAAAAATGGCGAAAGAAAAGCCAGAGGATTTCGCGAAGCTATTGCGGACATGGATTTCTGAGGATTAG
- the fliG gene encoding flagellar motor switch protein FliG: MRKDQKELTGKQKAAILLISLGPDVSASVYKHLSEEEIEKLTLEISGVKKVDSIAKEEILEEFHNIALAQDYITQGGIGYAKTVLEKALGNDQAAVIINRLTSSLQVRPFDFARKADAGQILNFIQNEHPQTIALILSYLDSAQAGQILSELPQEVQADIARRIAVMDSTSPEIINEVEQILERKLSATVTQDYTQTGGIEAVVDVLNGVDRATERTILDALEIQDPELAEEIKKRMFVFEDIVTLDNRAIQRVIRDCENEDLMLALKVSSDEVKEIVFKNMSKRMVETFQDEMEFMGPVRLRDVEEAQSRIVAIIRRLEEAGEIVIARGGGDDIIV, translated from the coding sequence GTGAGGAAAGACCAAAAAGAATTAACCGGAAAACAGAAGGCAGCCATCCTCCTGATCTCGCTTGGACCAGATGTTTCTGCTTCGGTATACAAGCATTTAAGTGAAGAAGAAATCGAGAAGCTTACACTTGAAATCTCAGGTGTGAAAAAAGTGGATTCCATCGCAAAGGAAGAAATTCTTGAAGAGTTTCATAACATTGCCCTGGCGCAGGATTACATCACCCAGGGTGGAATCGGATATGCGAAAACGGTCTTAGAAAAAGCATTAGGAAACGATCAGGCAGCGGTGATCATCAATAGATTGACCTCATCACTGCAAGTAAGGCCGTTTGATTTTGCGCGTAAAGCCGATGCTGGCCAGATTCTCAATTTCATACAAAATGAACATCCGCAAACGATCGCACTGATCCTTTCTTATTTGGACTCCGCCCAGGCCGGCCAGATTTTATCTGAACTGCCGCAGGAAGTACAGGCGGATATTGCCCGTCGTATTGCAGTGATGGACAGTACATCGCCGGAAATCATTAATGAGGTTGAACAAATCCTTGAAAGAAAGCTGTCAGCTACGGTCACGCAGGATTATACTCAAACAGGCGGAATCGAGGCTGTTGTTGATGTGTTGAACGGTGTAGACCGTGCAACCGAGCGCACAATTCTCGATGCCCTGGAAATCCAGGACCCTGAGCTTGCTGAGGAAATCAAAAAGCGGATGTTCGTATTTGAAGATATTGTCACACTTGATAACCGCGCGATCCAGCGTGTTATCCGCGATTGTGAAAATGAAGATCTTATGCTTGCTCTTAAGGTTTCAAGTGATGAGGTCAAGGAGATTGTCTTTAAAAACATGTCTAAACGCATGGTTGAAACCTTCCAGGATGAAATGGAATTCATGGGCCCTGTAAGGCTTCGCGATGTGGAAGAGGCCCAATCAAGGATTGTCGCCATCATTCGCCGCCTGGAGGAAGCCGGTGAAATCGTCATTGCCCGTGGCGGAGGGGATGATATCATTGTCTAG